The Hymenobacter sp. 5317J-9 genome has a window encoding:
- a CDS encoding DUF4920 domain-containing protein yields MKFFLSFVAVLVAILVFIRFVPSAPINPVLPVEQGQEEVNGHNAEVPKGSGEEEEGEEGHSSTSIAPVAPGQTYGAAISPEGALPMTALNTALGASDSAQVKLVGKASAVCQAKGCWMTLPTADGKQMRVRFKDYAFFVPKDLSGHEVVVSGWAHRSTVPKSELQHYAKDAGKSDKEVAAITQDEQQLTFMADGVRVLN; encoded by the coding sequence ATGAAGTTCTTCCTGTCATTTGTTGCCGTTTTAGTCGCCATTCTGGTCTTCATTCGGTTTGTGCCTTCGGCCCCCATCAACCCCGTGCTGCCCGTGGAGCAGGGCCAGGAAGAAGTGAACGGCCACAATGCTGAAGTGCCCAAGGGTTCGGGTGAGGAGGAAGAAGGCGAAGAAGGCCACAGCAGTACGAGCATTGCGCCCGTGGCCCCCGGCCAGACCTACGGCGCCGCCATCAGCCCCGAAGGCGCCCTGCCCATGACCGCCCTGAACACCGCGCTTGGCGCCAGCGACTCGGCCCAGGTGAAACTGGTGGGCAAGGCTTCGGCCGTGTGCCAGGCCAAAGGCTGCTGGATGACCCTGCCCACCGCCGACGGCAAGCAGATGCGCGTGCGCTTTAAGGATTACGCCTTTTTCGTGCCCAAAGACCTGAGCGGCCACGAGGTGGTGGTGAGCGGTTGGGCCCACCGCAGCACGGTGCCCAAATCAGAGCTGCAGCACTACGCCAAAGACGCTGGCAAGTCGGATAAAGAAGTGGCGGCCATCACGCAGGACGAGCAGCAGCTCACTTTTATGGCCGACGGGGTGCGCGTGCTGAACTAG
- a CDS encoding hydroxymethylglutaryl-CoA lyase has protein sequence MKLIECPRDAMQGLPDFIPTATKTAYLNALLQVGFDTLDFGSFVSPKAIPQLRDTAEVLAGLDLSNTQTKLLAIVANQRGAETAAQYPEIAYLGFPLSVSETFQRRNTNQNTEQALADVAAMHNLCERTGKQLVAYLSMGFGNPYGDAWSPEIVTEFTQKLADLGVPIVALSDTVGASNAATIAPLFSALIPAFPAIEFGAHLHTTPSTWREKVTAAYNAGCRRFDGAIGGIGGCPMAADELTGNMATENLLAFLAERGVDSGLDLAAFARAREAATGVFAFH, from the coding sequence ATGAAGCTCATTGAATGCCCGCGCGACGCCATGCAGGGCCTCCCCGATTTCATTCCCACTGCCACTAAAACCGCTTATCTAAACGCCCTGCTGCAGGTTGGGTTTGATACACTGGACTTTGGCTCGTTTGTGTCGCCCAAAGCCATTCCGCAGCTGCGCGACACGGCCGAGGTGCTGGCCGGGCTCGATTTGAGCAACACCCAAACCAAGCTGCTGGCCATTGTGGCCAACCAACGCGGCGCCGAAACCGCGGCCCAATACCCCGAAATTGCCTACCTGGGCTTCCCGCTGTCGGTTTCCGAAACCTTCCAGCGACGCAACACCAACCAGAACACCGAACAGGCGCTGGCCGACGTGGCCGCCATGCACAACCTGTGCGAGCGCACCGGCAAGCAGCTGGTGGCTTACCTGTCAATGGGCTTCGGCAACCCCTACGGCGATGCCTGGAGCCCGGAAATTGTGACGGAGTTTACTCAGAAGCTGGCGGACCTGGGCGTGCCCATCGTGGCGCTGTCCGATACCGTTGGGGCTTCCAACGCGGCTACTATTGCACCCTTGTTTTCGGCCCTTATCCCGGCGTTTCCGGCCATTGAGTTTGGAGCGCACCTGCACACCACGCCCAGCACCTGGCGCGAAAAAGTGACGGCTGCCTACAACGCCGGCTGCCGTCGCTTCGATGGGGCCATCGGCGGCATCGGCGGCTGCCCCATGGCCGCCGACGAGCTGACCGGCAACATGGCAACCGAGAACCTGCTGGCCTTTCTGGCGGAGCGCGGCGTGGATTCCGGACTGGATTTGGCGGCGTTTGCCCGGGCCCGGGAAGCCGCAACCGGCGTGTTTGCGTTTCATTAA
- the ligA gene encoding NAD-dependent DNA ligase LigA: protein MPDTPDVQQRILALTERLHHLNHQYYQNDTSEVSDQEFDQLLAELQQLEAAHPDLAQPNSPTRRVGGTITKQFPTAAHRYPMLSLGNTYSEDDLREFDERVQKGLEGAPYSYVCELKIDGVAMSLRYEHGQLTQGVTRGDGTRGDVVTPNVRTIKTLPLALRPGPDQPQDFEVRGEVFMPLPVFAELNAEREQNGEALLANPRNAASGTLKLQDSSQVAARKLRFYAYALLTPGRHFSSHSAALDALTRYGLPVSDTWRRASTIDEVLDFVHHWAKKRFELPVATDGIVIKVDNLRQQDQLGYTAKSPRWAIAYKYPAEAARTRLNEVIYNVGRTGAVTPVAMLTPVPLAGTVVKRATLHNANQIELLDLRLGDTVYVEKGGEIIPKITGVDLSARPAEAVPIQYPTECPACGTPLVRPEGEAHFRCPNERGCGPQLKARLEHYVSRKALNIDGLGAETVGRFFELGMVKTVADIYDLPARRAELVTLERLGQKSIDNLITGIEASKQVPFPRVLFGLGIRYVGETVAQKLAAHYRSIDAMMAASAEEMAAVPEVGGVIAAQAAHWFQQPENRELVERLRTAGVQLAVTGEAPVPASDRLAGLTFVISGVFENHSRDELQQLIISNGGKITGSISKKLSYLVAGDNMGPAKREKALGFKVPIISESELMALLPNPDEAPAADEAVNAPAASGPGVQGSLF from the coding sequence ATGCCCGATACCCCCGACGTTCAGCAACGCATCCTGGCCCTTACCGAGCGCCTGCACCACCTCAATCACCAATACTACCAAAACGACACGTCCGAGGTGTCGGACCAGGAATTCGACCAGCTGCTGGCCGAGCTGCAGCAGCTCGAAGCCGCGCATCCCGACCTGGCCCAGCCCAACTCGCCCACCCGGCGGGTGGGCGGCACCATCACCAAGCAATTTCCGACGGCGGCGCACCGCTACCCCATGCTCAGCCTGGGCAATACCTACTCCGAAGACGACCTGCGCGAGTTCGACGAGCGGGTGCAAAAGGGGCTAGAAGGCGCGCCCTACAGCTACGTATGCGAGCTGAAGATTGACGGCGTGGCCATGAGCCTGCGCTACGAGCACGGCCAGCTCACGCAGGGCGTGACGCGCGGCGACGGCACCCGCGGCGACGTGGTAACGCCCAACGTGCGCACCATCAAAACCCTGCCGCTGGCCCTGCGCCCCGGCCCCGACCAGCCCCAGGATTTCGAAGTGCGGGGCGAGGTGTTCATGCCGCTGCCCGTGTTTGCGGAGTTGAATGCCGAGCGCGAGCAAAACGGCGAAGCCCTGCTGGCCAACCCCCGCAATGCCGCCAGTGGCACCCTCAAGCTGCAGGATTCCAGCCAGGTGGCGGCCCGCAAGCTGCGCTTCTACGCCTACGCTTTGCTCACGCCGGGCCGTCATTTCAGCAGCCACAGCGCCGCTCTTGATGCGCTGACGCGTTACGGGCTGCCCGTGTCGGACACCTGGCGGCGGGCTTCCACCATTGACGAAGTGCTCGATTTTGTGCACCACTGGGCCAAAAAGCGCTTTGAGCTGCCCGTGGCCACTGATGGCATCGTAATCAAAGTAGACAACCTGCGCCAGCAGGACCAGCTGGGCTACACGGCCAAGAGCCCGCGCTGGGCCATTGCCTACAAGTACCCGGCCGAGGCCGCCCGCACCCGCCTCAACGAAGTGATTTACAACGTGGGCCGCACCGGCGCCGTGACGCCCGTGGCCATGCTCACGCCCGTGCCGCTGGCCGGCACCGTGGTGAAGCGCGCCACCCTGCACAACGCCAACCAGATTGAGCTGCTCGACCTGCGCCTCGGCGATACCGTGTACGTGGAGAAAGGTGGCGAAATCATCCCCAAAATTACGGGCGTTGACCTCTCGGCCCGGCCCGCAGAGGCTGTTCCCATCCAGTACCCCACCGAGTGCCCGGCCTGTGGCACGCCGCTGGTGCGGCCCGAGGGCGAGGCGCATTTCCGTTGCCCCAACGAACGGGGCTGCGGTCCGCAGCTCAAGGCGCGGCTGGAGCACTATGTGTCGCGCAAGGCGCTGAACATCGACGGCCTGGGTGCCGAGACGGTGGGCCGCTTCTTCGAGCTGGGCATGGTGAAAACGGTGGCCGACATCTACGACCTGCCGGCCCGCCGCGCCGAGCTGGTGACGCTGGAACGCCTCGGCCAGAAAAGCATCGACAACCTCATTACTGGCATCGAGGCCAGCAAGCAGGTGCCATTTCCGCGCGTATTGTTTGGCCTGGGCATCCGCTACGTGGGCGAAACCGTGGCCCAGAAGCTGGCCGCGCACTACCGCAGCATCGACGCCATGATGGCCGCCTCGGCCGAAGAAATGGCCGCCGTGCCCGAAGTGGGCGGCGTGATTGCCGCGCAGGCGGCGCATTGGTTTCAGCAGCCCGAAAACCGCGAACTGGTTGAGCGCCTGCGCACCGCCGGCGTGCAACTGGCCGTGACCGGCGAGGCGCCCGTGCCGGCGTCGGACCGGCTGGCGGGCCTCACCTTCGTGATTTCCGGCGTGTTTGAAAACCACAGCCGCGACGAGCTGCAGCAGCTCATCATCTCCAACGGCGGCAAAATCACGGGCTCCATCAGCAAGAAGCTGAGCTACCTGGTGGCCGGCGACAACATGGGGCCCGCCAAGCGCGAGAAGGCGCTGGGCTTCAAAGTGCCCATCATTTCGGAAAGCGAGTTGATGGCGCTGCTGCCCAACCCGGACGAGGCCCCGGCCGCTGATGAAGCCGTTAATGCCCCGGCTGCTTCGGGACCGGGCGTGCAAGGGTCGCTGTTTTGA
- the dapA gene encoding 4-hydroxy-tetrahydrodipicolinate synthase, with translation MTNTNSRLPLFHGTGVALITPFTPDFAVDYAGWRRLLDFCIEGGVDYLVVNGTTGESPTTTADEKTELLRIAKEHVAGRVPLVYGIGSNDTAAAVEALRTTALDGIAAVLSASPAYNKPSQAGLVAHYHRLADASPVPIILYNVPGRTASNITAETTLRLAHHPNIIGIKEASGLMEQCLTIAARKPKDFLLLSGDDMLTPALIACGGEGIISVLANAFPKRFADMTRAALAGDFAAAREGLFRLLPLNPLMYEESNPVGVKAALEALGVCGAAVRLPLLEATEGLKERIRKEL, from the coding sequence ATGACCAACACAAATTCCCGCCTTCCGCTCTTTCACGGCACGGGCGTGGCCCTTATCACTCCGTTCACCCCCGATTTTGCCGTGGACTACGCCGGTTGGCGCCGCCTGCTCGATTTCTGCATCGAGGGCGGGGTCGACTACCTCGTGGTGAACGGCACCACCGGCGAGTCGCCCACCACCACGGCCGACGAAAAAACCGAGCTCCTGCGCATCGCCAAAGAGCATGTGGCCGGCCGCGTGCCACTGGTCTACGGCATCGGCAGCAACGATACGGCCGCCGCCGTGGAAGCCCTGCGCACCACCGCCCTCGACGGCATCGCCGCCGTGCTTTCGGCCAGCCCGGCCTACAACAAGCCCAGCCAGGCCGGCCTGGTGGCGCACTACCACCGCCTGGCCGACGCCAGCCCCGTGCCCATCATCCTGTACAACGTGCCCGGCCGCACGGCGTCCAACATCACCGCCGAAACCACGCTGCGCCTCGCGCATCACCCCAACATCATCGGCATCAAAGAAGCCAGCGGCCTAATGGAGCAATGCCTGACTATAGCCGCACGCAAGCCCAAGGATTTCCTGCTGCTGTCCGGCGACGACATGCTGACGCCCGCCCTCATTGCCTGCGGCGGCGAAGGCATTATCTCCGTGCTGGCCAATGCTTTCCCCAAGCGTTTTGCCGACATGACCCGCGCCGCTCTGGCCGGCGACTTCGCCGCCGCCCGCGAAGGCCTGTTCCGCCTGCTGCCCCTCAACCCGCTCATGTATGAGGAAAGCAACCCGGTAGGCGTGAAAGCCGCCTTGGAAGCGCTGGGCGTGTGCGGAGCCGCCGTGCGCCTCCCTTTGCTTGAAGCCACCGAGGGCCTGAAAGAGCGGATTCGGAAGGAACTGTAG
- a CDS encoding polysaccharide deacetylase family protein, whose translation MKFPSASLLLAALSLAACDSKVATTGETATSSATVEAADPAAAETSGTKATAADEANAVPAPDPATIPAASAGNAAAILARPQVPILCYHQIRDWTARDSKGAKDYIVPIAQFKAQIKMLADSGYHTVSPDQLYAYMTTGAKLPSKPIMLTFDDTDLDQFTIARPTLEQYGYKAMYFVMTVSLGRPHYMTKAMVKQLSDEGNVIGSHTWDHHNVKKYQGKDWETQIDKPTKTLEEITGKKINYFAYPFGLWNPQAFPELKKRGFVAAFSLAEKRDQNDPLFTIRRIIASGYWSPKTLRNNIVQSF comes from the coding sequence ATGAAATTTCCTTCTGCTTCCCTCCTGCTCGCGGCGCTGTCGCTGGCAGCCTGCGACTCCAAAGTTGCCACCACCGGCGAAACCGCCACCAGCTCCGCCACTGTAGAGGCCGCCGACCCGGCCGCCGCCGAAACTTCGGGCACCAAAGCCACGGCCGCCGATGAGGCCAACGCCGTGCCGGCCCCCGACCCCGCCACCATTCCAGCCGCCAGCGCCGGCAACGCCGCCGCCATCCTGGCCCGGCCGCAGGTGCCCATCCTGTGCTACCACCAGATTCGGGACTGGACGGCCCGCGACTCCAAAGGCGCCAAGGACTACATCGTACCCATCGCGCAGTTCAAGGCCCAGATTAAGATGCTGGCCGACTCGGGCTACCACACCGTCTCGCCCGACCAGCTCTACGCCTACATGACCACCGGCGCCAAGCTGCCGAGCAAGCCCATCATGCTCACGTTTGATGACACCGACCTCGACCAGTTTACCATTGCCCGGCCCACGCTGGAGCAGTACGGCTACAAAGCCATGTACTTCGTGATGACCGTGAGCCTGGGCCGCCCCCACTACATGACCAAAGCCATGGTGAAGCAGCTCTCCGACGAGGGCAACGTCATCGGTTCGCACACTTGGGACCACCACAACGTGAAGAAGTACCAGGGCAAAGACTGGGAAACCCAAATCGACAAGCCCACCAAAACCCTGGAAGAAATCACGGGCAAAAAAATCAACTACTTCGCCTACCCCTTCGGCCTCTGGAACCCGCAGGCTTTCCCGGAGCTGAAGAAGCGCGGCTTCGTGGCCGCCTTCTCGCTGGCCGAGAAACGCGACCAAAACGACCCGCTGTTTACTATCCGCCGCATCATCGCCAGCGGCTACTGGTCGCCCAAGACGCTGCGCAACAACATCGTGCAGAGCTTCTAA
- a CDS encoding (Fe-S)-binding protein yields MSITADIFIPCFVDQLYPATAQNMVKVLERVGVQVNYNPDQTCCGQPAYNAGYQDQSRAVAQKFLHDFAAPAPDPQRFIVSPSASCVGMVRNSYNELFAGNAQQPACAAVQRRTHELTEFLVDVLGIIAIPGARLAGKYTYHDSCSALRECGIRPQPRQLLDGVAGLERIEMAETTTCCGFGGTFAVKFEAISVAMAQQKVEHALDTGADYIVSTDVSCLMHLESYIKREKLPLKCLHVADVLASGW; encoded by the coding sequence ATGTCCATTACCGCCGACATCTTCATTCCCTGCTTCGTCGACCAGCTGTACCCGGCCACTGCCCAAAACATGGTGAAAGTGCTGGAACGCGTGGGCGTGCAGGTCAACTACAACCCGGACCAAACCTGCTGCGGCCAGCCGGCCTACAATGCCGGCTACCAGGACCAAAGCCGGGCCGTGGCCCAAAAATTCCTGCACGATTTTGCCGCGCCGGCGCCGGACCCGCAGCGGTTCATTGTCAGTCCCTCGGCGTCGTGCGTGGGCATGGTGCGCAACAGCTACAATGAGCTATTCGCCGGCAATGCCCAGCAGCCGGCCTGTGCCGCCGTGCAGCGCCGCACCCACGAGCTCACCGAGTTTTTGGTAGATGTGCTGGGCATCATCGCCATTCCCGGTGCGCGGCTGGCCGGCAAATACACCTACCACGACTCCTGCTCGGCCCTGCGCGAGTGCGGCATCCGGCCGCAGCCGCGACAGCTGCTCGACGGCGTGGCCGGCCTGGAGCGCATCGAAATGGCCGAAACCACCACCTGCTGCGGCTTCGGCGGCACGTTTGCGGTGAAGTTTGAGGCCATTTCGGTGGCCATGGCCCAACAGAAAGTGGAACACGCCCTCGACACCGGCGCCGACTATATTGTGAGCACTGACGTGAGCTGCCTGATGCACCTGGAATCCTACATCAAGCGGGAGAAATTGCCGCTCAAGTGCCTCCACGTGGCCGACGTACTGGCCAGCGGCTGGTAA
- a CDS encoding M23 family metallopeptidase, with protein sequence MDEVTPPPHRLLGGFLWPVLFAGVLALAGCSKQQTLQALFQKATPHEAYARQLHQAGLDGRPAGRTWLAAADKALRDSLVVTLPFAETGYFRPERPLAASYRYAVRVGEQVHVSLTLAPGAGARVFLDAFEVEPGRMPLPVASADTMVLDFRYRAENDAQHLLRLQPELLAAGRYTLKVSREPSLSVFPVQGKTDKAVASFWGSDRDGGARRHEGIDIMAPRGTAAVAAVAGYVTRTGETPLGGRVVWLTDAAHNEHLYYAHLDKQLVSPGQHVQPGDTLGLVGNTGNARTTVPHLHFGIYRGGRGAVDPFPFVRHTESPAPATVGPDRRSEFVRLRNAAWLQPTAAVSNGGSRSRTRLSTQEPLLVVGQQGPALRVLTAGGHVGYVPAKAVVSAKDAPLRRLNLADDKELLTGPASGAPAIGVLVAHASVAVLGSSKDYSLVRGPQNEIGWIVL encoded by the coding sequence ATGGATGAAGTAACTCCGCCGCCGCACCGGCTGCTCGGTGGGTTTTTGTGGCCTGTATTGTTCGCCGGAGTGCTGGCGTTGGCGGGCTGTAGCAAGCAGCAGACCCTGCAGGCGCTGTTTCAGAAAGCCACGCCGCACGAGGCCTACGCCCGGCAGCTTCACCAGGCCGGCCTCGACGGGCGCCCGGCCGGCCGCACCTGGCTGGCCGCGGCCGACAAAGCCCTGCGCGACTCGCTGGTGGTAACGCTGCCCTTTGCCGAAACCGGCTACTTCCGCCCCGAGCGGCCCCTGGCCGCCAGCTACCGCTACGCCGTGCGTGTCGGCGAGCAGGTGCACGTAAGCCTGACACTGGCCCCCGGTGCCGGCGCTCGCGTCTTTCTCGATGCCTTTGAGGTAGAGCCGGGCCGAATGCCCCTGCCCGTTGCCAGCGCCGATACCATGGTACTCGACTTCCGCTACCGGGCCGAAAACGACGCCCAGCACCTGCTGCGCCTGCAGCCCGAGCTGCTGGCCGCCGGCCGCTACACCCTGAAAGTAAGCCGCGAGCCCAGCCTGAGCGTATTTCCGGTGCAGGGCAAAACCGACAAGGCCGTGGCCAGCTTCTGGGGTTCGGACAGGGATGGGGGCGCTCGCCGGCACGAGGGCATCGACATTATGGCGCCGCGGGGCACCGCGGCTGTGGCCGCCGTGGCCGGCTACGTCACGCGCACCGGCGAAACCCCGCTGGGGGGCCGCGTGGTCTGGCTCACCGATGCCGCGCACAACGAGCACCTCTATTACGCTCACCTCGATAAGCAGCTGGTGAGCCCGGGCCAGCACGTGCAGCCCGGCGACACCCTTGGCTTGGTGGGCAACACGGGCAACGCCCGCACCACGGTGCCGCACCTGCACTTCGGCATCTACCGCGGCGGCCGCGGGGCCGTTGACCCTTTTCCCTTCGTGCGGCACACCGAAAGCCCGGCTCCAGCCACTGTGGGCCCCGACCGCCGCAGTGAGTTTGTGCGCCTGCGCAATGCAGCTTGGCTGCAGCCGACCGCGGCCGTCAGCAACGGAGGAAGCCGCTCCAGAACCCGGCTTAGCACGCAGGAGCCGCTGCTGGTGGTGGGCCAGCAGGGCCCGGCCTTGCGGGTACTCACGGCCGGCGGCCATGTTGGCTACGTGCCGGCCAAGGCAGTGGTGAGCGCCAAAGATGCTCCCCTGCGGCGCCTGAATTTGGCCGACGACAAGGAATTGCTGACCGGCCCGGCAAGCGGTGCGCCGGCTATTGGGGTACTGGTCGCGCATGCCTCCGTGGCGGTGCTGGGTTCTTCCAAGGATTATAGCCTGGTGCGCGGGCCTCAGAATGAGATTGGCTGGATTGTTCTATAA